TTCCAATAATGATTCCACAACCAATGAATCCGCTGAAATAAAGACCGATAATCACTTCATAAAAAAGTGagcaacaaatttaatttataacgaTAATGCAACATGGCAAGACAGCTCACCTGTGTAAAATATGTAGTCTAGAGTGCCGACAAAATCTCTAGTGACGCTTGTAAATAAAGGTTCGTTTGTTCCACCATCCAGTCTCATTTTATGTTGCTCAAACCCATGACCTACTGTTCTTGCAAATGACGAGTATGCACTAACCTTTAATTTGTAGTCACATACAACCAATAACAAATTAGATGAGGCAAAAGATTGAAAAAAATACAGGACTAGAACAgataaaaaatgcattttgaatATATTACCAGTGGTAACTGATGAACCAACTTGCTATGAGGGCGTAAAATATTAAGTGGGTCAACTGTTAAATCAGGATGTGATGGGTCTACCTTTCCCATTGCAAGAAGTGCATGAGGTGCACTGCAACAAAGTACAGAATAACCTTCAGATATATGCATATAAATAACCCtggtgaaaaataaaaataattgtttgagAAAGAATCCACCAAACCTTCCAGGAACAGAATTAAAGTCTCCACAAACCAACATTGGAATGTCTGCACTTGCAGCTATTTTTTCCAGCCCTTTTAAGAGAGTGTGCACCTAAAGAAAGGGGAGAAAATTAGTACCTGCTATGTTCAAAACAAACCATGAAGAGTGAACAAACCAAAGAAATAGCTTACCTGCCAAAGTTTGACATCTTTTAGATCATGCTGGACATGCACGTGTGTATTTGCCTAGGTCCACAAGCAATATACAAGTTAATAGCAGAATTACTAAATTGTTTTGGCCTAAACCTGAAAAAGGGGGCAGCAAGGTGGGAAAAAGAACATCTCTTTCTTAGAGGAATATCaaaatttggtttaaaaatGAATCTCTGAAACCATACATCTAACATGGTCCTTTGTGTGAGATTTTAGTTTAAGCAAATAAGAGGGAACGAAAAGCACCTTTTGACCAGTACTATATAAATATTGCATACAAGACTAAAAACCATCAGCAAAATAAGACACCGCACTACCACTGCAGTCACCagagaaaaaatttataacctAACAGAGCCTTATACTTTATAACCTAAGATGgcctctctctctttctctctttgcATATATGTTTTAATCGGATATTTGGCAATGACAAATTTTACTGAGAATTGATGATTAAGAAATAATCAACATCCATGAAGTGTAGCACTATATTATCCTTTTGAGACAATTATTTGACAAATATTGCAATTAAAATCTGGTACAGGGGAACAATAAACAAAAGGCATAAACAACGAAATTCAAAtgctaaatataaaatacacaTCATGAACCATTAAGAAATGAACACAAATGACTGTAAATTATAGCAACATAAAACAGCTTACCACACAAATAAGCTGCCTTTTCCCAAGATTATCAACTGGTTGATTGTTAACTTTAGTTTCTAGAACAACTATTAGTGCAACATTATCCTAACAATACAATGAAATTTTGATAAGCAACAGtcacaaaacaataattttagcATAGAAAAGAAGAACTGAATTGTAATCTTTGGGGAAATAAGCCACCTTGACCAGTCGATTCAAGGCAGTTTTCTTCTGAATGGTTGGAATCATGGCATCTGTTAAAGACTGTGCAGCCTTATTGAACTCAACCTGCATGCAAGCACACATGATTGTAGTGTGTGTACAAAATTACATATGGAGCTcaactgaaaaaaaaatgaaaatcaattcTAACCTCATATTTCTTCACATGGGAAAATCTGTCTCTGCGGAAAAATGTTGCACAACCATCAATTGTGTTGCCACTGGATACCTGTAAAccacaataaataaatagatagcaaaaaaaaaagtgaagatTTCGGAGCACAAGGGACCGAGTATTGCAATACCTCAGTTGTTTTTCTCTTGAAAAGACCATTATAACCATGTTTGTCCAGTTCAGGagcaaaaaattcatcataatGGTTATTTTGAACCTGGAAGAAAAAAGGTGGTCAGTTATCTTCTACATAATGTTTTCACAACACAATTGACTTTCCTCTCACCAACCCATCAAAAAAGAAGAGACAACACAGATTCACATGCATGGAAATTATAGTAATGTTAATTGTTGTTTATACAATCCCCAAGAGCATCTTAATCATTTACAACTGTTTCAATCCAACTTTCAGAATGTATAAAAGATATCTTGCAACGACCAATTCCatacaaattttgaaataaataaaagattaaaccAACGTCAAAATCATAAAAGAGTTGAAAAGACATCAAGTTTTTCAACCACCAAAAACATAACCAAGAACATGTTAATGTACCTCCTGAAGGCAAATAATATCTGCACGATAACCAACAATTTCTCGTAACAAATTTTGCCTGCGATATGGCCAAGAAAGGGCCCATGGAGGGCAGTAATTATACAGATCATTTGAGGCACTTGCTTCAGACAAAACATTGTATGACAGAACAGTAAAAGTTTCCAGAGATGTCATACGCCTATCAAGATCTAAATGCCCCATCCCATCAACACATATCAGTTGGCGCGGAGTAGGTGAGGGAGCAGGAATGACCCGATTAGTTAGTAAAGAGTTTACATGCCCCGCAGGTAATTTTGTCATTGCTTCAACGACAGAGCATTCAAACTTAAGGACATAGCCAATGTCATCAGCAGTTGGGGTATAAGTCTTAGATCGTCCAACTTCAAACCAAGTTTCATTGCCATTTTTTATTGCGGTGGGATACAAAGGAGCACTCGCAGATAAGTTGGAATTGGTTACCCCAGGACCAGAACTATTAAAGCGCCCAAATCCTTCCTCGTCTTCATTTCCATTTTCATTAACGGCATTTGCAGCACGATCATGTACAACACGATGATGCTGCCATGCATCTGCAAAACACTTTGAGTTGCAATGGTAACTTTTAGAAACAGGTACTCTGGCCTTAATACAACCTACGCACTGTAGTGTGGCCGGCTCAGATGGATGTATGCTACAGACAGCAACATTTGTATCACTATGTACACGATACCTGCCAAAAATGAGGGTTACAAAAAGAAGTGTCAAAACAGAAAAATACAGTTTCTGAATCAGATCAATAGAAAAATTCAACATTGCAGAAAATTTGGcatcaattaaatatttcatctacTTACGATAACCATGAGCTAACAAATATGCGCAATATTCgcaagtgataaataaaaacatacagAACATACCAATTAACCCAACACATGAAACCGATTGAAGTAAAGAATTTTCACcgtaatataaaatcattaccaAAAGCACAACATATCATtcatttttaacataaaatttatgGAACGCATTCAAATACTAGCCCATCTCATTCATAAAGAGCTTACAGTAGTACACTCGCAATCATATTACTGAACTTATATCTGTCTCCACTCTACCATTTCATTGCATGCAAATACACAATAATATCATAGGGAGCACAAAAGAACTATCAACATGACAAACTCAGGAATACTTTTGCATAAATGGTCATATCCTATTTCGTATAAACCAAAGAACTCCAAAACATTTATATACAGGTCAACCAAAGTATCACTAATAGTTACAATGATTTGTTGTAATGCctaaaaaacatattatcaaatagaaaattaatttataaaaatataaaacataaatagaAGGGAACAAGTTATAATTGCACAAGCAGATATTCATCAGCATTCTATGACACCCTAATTATACCCTAACTCCTAAAAACGCGACAATGGTCAACATGACAAACTCAGGAATACTTTTGCATAAATGGTCATATCCTATTTCGTATAAACCAAAGAACTCCAAAACATTTATATACAGGTCAACCAAAGTATCACTAATAGTTACAATGATTTGTTGTAATGCCTAAAAACCATTATCAAacagaaaattaatttataaaaatataaaacataaatagaAGGAAACAAATTATAATTGCACAAGCGTATATTCATGAGCATTCTATGA
The genomic region above belongs to Cicer arietinum cultivar CDC Frontier isolate Library 1 chromosome 4, Cicar.CDCFrontier_v2.0, whole genome shotgun sequence and contains:
- the LOC101512617 gene encoding carbon catabolite repressor protein 4 homolog 2-like isoform X3, which gives rise to MLTVVRVHLPSDIPIVGCELTPYVLLRRFDRTVTTDDVSETFPLDGHFLRYKWYRVHSDTNVAVCSIHPSEPATLQCVGCIKARVPVSKSYHCNSKCFADAWQHHRVVHDRAANAVNENGNEDEEGFGRFNSSGPGVTNSNLSASAPLYPTAIKNGNETWFEVGRSKTYTPTADDIGYVLKFECSVVEAMTKLPAGHVNSLLTNRVIPAPSPTPRQLICVDGMGHLDLDRRMTSLETFTVLSYNVLSEASASNDLYNYCPPWALSWPYRRQNLLREIVGYRADIICLQEVQNNHYDEFFAPELDKHGYNGLFKRKTTEVSSGNTIDGCATFFRRDRFSHVKKYEVEFNKAAQSLTDAMIPTIQKKTALNRLVKDNVALIVVLETKVNNQPVDNLGKRQLICVANTHVHVQHDLKDVKLWQVHTLLKGLEKIAASADIPMLVCGDFNSVPGSAPHALLAMGKVDPSHPDLTVDPLNILRPHSKLVHQLPLVSAYSSFARTVGHGFEQHKMRLDGGTNEPLFTSVTRDFVGTLDYIFYTADSLVVESLLELLDEESLRKDTALPSPGWSSDHIALLAEFRCCKSKSRH
- the LOC101512617 gene encoding carbon catabolite repressor protein 4 homolog 2-like isoform X4 is translated as MLTVVRVHLPSDIPIVGCELTPYVLLRRFDRTVTTDDVSETFPLDGHFLRYKWYRVHSDTNVAVCSIHPSEPATLQCVGCIKARVPVSKSYHCNSKCFADAWQHHRVVHDRAANAVNENGNEDEEGFGRFNSSGPGVTNSNLSASAPLYPTAIKNGNETWFEVGRSKTYTPTADDIGYVLKFECSVVEAMTKLPAGHVNSLLTNRVIPAPSPTPRQLICVDGMGHLDLDRRMTSLETFTVLSYNVLSEASASNDLYNYCPPWALSWPYRRQNLLREIVGYRADIICLQEVQNNHYDEFFAPELDKHGYNGLFKRKTTEVSSGNTIDGCATFFRRDRFSHVKKYEVEFNKAAQSLTDAMIPTIQKKTALNRLVKDNVALIVVLETKVNNQPVDNLGKRQLICVVHTLLKGLEKIAASADIPMLVCGDFNSVPGSAPHALLAMGKVDPSHPDLTVDPLNILRPHSKLVHQLPLVSAYSSFARTVGHGFEQHKMRLDGGTNEPLFTSVTRDFVGTLDYIFYTADSLVVESLLELLDEESLRKDTALPSPGWSSDHIALLAEFRCCKSQIQRHIKNS
- the LOC101512617 gene encoding carbon catabolite repressor protein 4 homolog 2-like isoform X2, which gives rise to MLTVVRVHLPSDIPIVGCELTPYVLLRRFDRTVTTDDVSETFPLDGHFLRYKWYRVHSDTNVAVCSIHPSEPATLQCVGCIKARVPVSKSYHCNSKCFADAWQHHRVVHDRAANAVNENGNEDEEGFGRFNSSGPGVTNSNLSASAPLYPTAIKNGNETWFEVGRSKTYTPTADDIGYVLKFECSVVEAMTKLPAGHVNSLLTNRVIPAPSPTPRQLICVDGMGHLDLDRRMTSLETFTVLSYNVLSEASASNDLYNYCPPWALSWPYRRQNLLREIVGYRADIICLQEVQNNHYDEFFAPELDKHGYNGLFKRKTTEVSSGNTIDGCATFFRRDRFSHVKKYEVEFNKAAQSLTDAMIPTIQKKTALNRLVKDNVALIVVLETKVNNQPVDNLGKRQLICVANTHVHVQHDLKDVKLWQVHTLLKGLEKIAASADIPMLVCGDFNSVPGSAPHALLAMGKVDPSHPDLTVDPLNILRPHSKLVHQLPLVSAYSSFARTVGHGFEQHKMRLDGGTNEPLFTSVTRDFVGTLDYIFYTADSLVVESLLELLDEESLRKDTALPSPGWSSDHIALLAEFRCCKNPETHKE
- the LOC101512617 gene encoding carbon catabolite repressor protein 4 homolog 2-like isoform X1 produces the protein MLTVVRVHLPSDIPIVGCELTPYVLLRRFDRTVTTDDVSETFPLDGHFLRYKWYRVHSDTNVAVCSIHPSEPATLQCVGCIKARVPVSKSYHCNSKCFADAWQHHRVVHDRAANAVNENGNEDEEGFGRFNSSGPGVTNSNLSASAPLYPTAIKNGNETWFEVGRSKTYTPTADDIGYVLKFECSVVEAMTKLPAGHVNSLLTNRVIPAPSPTPRQLICVDGMGHLDLDRRMTSLETFTVLSYNVLSEASASNDLYNYCPPWALSWPYRRQNLLREIVGYRADIICLQEVQNNHYDEFFAPELDKHGYNGLFKRKTTEVSSGNTIDGCATFFRRDRFSHVKKYEVEFNKAAQSLTDAMIPTIQKKTALNRLVKDNVALIVVLETKVNNQPVDNLGKRQLICVANTHVHVQHDLKDVKLWQVHTLLKGLEKIAASADIPMLVCGDFNSVPGSAPHALLAMGKVDPSHPDLTVDPLNILRPHSKLVHQLPLVSAYSSFARTVGHGFEQHKMRLDGGTNEPLFTSVTRDFVGTLDYIFYTADSLVVESLLELLDEESLRKDTALPSPGWSSDHIALLAEFRCCKSQIQRHIKNS